The Deltaproteobacteria bacterium genome contains a region encoding:
- a CDS encoding cation:proton antiporter, which translates to MIAPVLIALVVLLLVAKLGGDLFERLGQPAVLGELLFGVVLGNLGLIGFERLDHLKDDFAIELLAELGVILLLFEVGLESNLREMLSVGLSSLLVAVLGVVVPMILGLGVSEWFRPGASFYFHLFVGATLSATSVGITARVLQDLGRSQTREARIVLGAAVIDDVLALVVLATVTGLITAAAGGGAGVSVGMVALIVGKAFGFVAGSVAIGYVASPVVLRLAARFRVRGMLLTTSLLMCFLLAYLAHQVGLAPIVGAFAAGLIIDDHAEAFRAHGGTTLHETLSPLVTFLVPLFFVRMGLLVDLQGMGNFHVVEFAAVLTAAALIGKQVCALGVRERGINRLAVGIGMIPRGEVGLIFGNIGAAMLIDGKPVIDPEEFSSIVIMVMITTLVTPPLLRWSFARGKS; encoded by the coding sequence GTGATCGCGCCGGTGTTGATCGCGCTGGTGGTCTTGCTGCTGGTGGCGAAGCTCGGTGGCGATTTGTTCGAGCGCCTCGGCCAGCCAGCCGTGCTCGGCGAGCTGCTGTTCGGGGTCGTGCTCGGCAATCTGGGCCTGATTGGATTCGAGCGACTCGATCATTTGAAGGACGACTTCGCTATCGAGTTGCTGGCCGAGCTTGGCGTCATCTTGTTGCTGTTCGAAGTCGGGCTCGAGTCCAATCTGCGAGAGATGTTGTCGGTCGGGTTGTCGTCGCTGTTGGTGGCGGTGCTCGGCGTGGTAGTGCCGATGATTCTCGGGCTGGGGGTCAGCGAATGGTTTCGGCCCGGCGCTTCGTTTTACTTCCACTTGTTTGTCGGTGCCACGCTGTCAGCGACTAGTGTTGGGATCACCGCGCGCGTGCTGCAAGATCTCGGACGCAGCCAGACGCGGGAAGCGCGGATCGTGCTCGGTGCGGCGGTCATCGATGACGTGTTGGCGTTGGTCGTGCTGGCCACGGTCACCGGACTCATCACCGCCGCGGCCGGCGGCGGCGCCGGCGTGTCGGTCGGGATGGTGGCGCTGATCGTGGGCAAGGCGTTTGGTTTCGTCGCCGGTTCGGTGGCGATCGGATATGTCGCATCACCGGTTGTGCTGCGACTGGCAGCGCGCTTCCGCGTGCGCGGGATGCTGCTGACCACCTCGCTCCTGATGTGCTTCCTACTCGCCTATCTCGCGCATCAGGTTGGGTTGGCGCCGATCGTCGGCGCGTTTGCCGCCGGTTTGATCATCGATGACCATGCCGAGGCCTTCCGCGCGCACGGCGGCACGACGTTGCACGAGACCCTCAGTCCGTTGGTGACATTCTTGGTGCCGCTGTTCTTCGTGCGCATGGGTTTGCTGGTCGATCTGCAGGGGATGGGGAACTTCCACGTCGTGGAATTCGCCGCGGTGCTGACGGCGGCGGCGCTCATCGGCAAGCAAGTGTGCGCCCTCGGTGTACGCGAGCGCGGGATCAACCGGTTGGCGGTCGGCATTGGAATGATTCCGCGCGGCGAAGTCGGGCTGATCTTCGGCAACATCGGCGCGGCCATGTTGATCGACGGCAAGCCAGTGATTGATCCCGAAGAGTTTTCGTCCATCGTCATCATGGTGATGATCACCACGCTGGTGACGCCGCCGCTGCTGCGGTGGTCGTTCGCGCGTGGCAAGTCGTAG
- a CDS encoding lysophospholipid acyltransferase family protein encodes MFATWRRRIVSIPFYLGLCVVLLAAFPLLIIPLAVVDLARGSPWVLVRCLSFATFYLCCEVIGIVVSFAFWLAQLVSAVRDRGRYLARHLALQRWWARTLYWGAERIFSMRTEVEGDADIGDGPIILFIRHASMGDTLLPAVILSDRHGYALRYVLKRELLWDPCLDVVGNRLPNYFVRRGSGESAHEIAEVRRLMEHLGAREGVLIYPEGTRFTAAKHDRAIARLEQSGQTELAARARTFRNILPPRLGGPLALLEGNQNADAVFCAHVGFEGAATIGALLSGSLVGQVIRVRFWRVPFAAIPRDRAAQITWLYDQWARVDAFVRRHARCLSSVSAVAPRRETDVDADADREKRPPP; translated from the coding sequence ATGTTCGCCACCTGGCGCCGCCGGATTGTTTCGATCCCGTTCTACCTCGGCCTCTGCGTCGTCTTGCTCGCGGCGTTTCCGCTGCTGATCATCCCGCTGGCCGTCGTCGATCTGGCGCGCGGCAGTCCATGGGTGCTGGTACGCTGCCTCAGCTTTGCAACGTTCTATCTGTGCTGTGAAGTCATCGGCATCGTCGTCAGCTTCGCCTTCTGGCTGGCGCAACTCGTATCGGCGGTACGCGACCGCGGGCGCTACCTCGCTCGTCATCTCGCGCTGCAACGCTGGTGGGCGCGCACACTCTATTGGGGCGCCGAGCGCATCTTCAGCATGCGCACCGAAGTGGAAGGCGACGCCGACATCGGCGACGGACCGATCATCCTGTTCATCCGCCACGCGAGCATGGGCGACACGCTGCTCCCCGCCGTCATTCTGTCGGATCGACACGGCTATGCACTACGCTACGTGCTCAAGCGCGAGCTGCTGTGGGACCCGTGCCTCGACGTGGTCGGCAATCGGTTGCCCAACTACTTCGTCCGCCGCGGATCGGGCGAGAGCGCACACGAGATCGCCGAAGTGCGGCGGCTCATGGAGCATCTCGGAGCGCGCGAAGGCGTGCTCATCTATCCAGAGGGCACGCGTTTCACGGCGGCGAAGCACGATCGAGCCATCGCGCGGCTGGAGCAAAGCGGGCAGACCGAACTCGCGGCCCGCGCCCGCACCTTTCGAAACATCTTGCCGCCGCGGCTAGGCGGGCCGTTGGCTTTGCTCGAAGGCAATCAGAACGCCGACGCCGTGTTTTGTGCGCACGTCGGATTCGAAGGTGCGGCCACGATAGGCGCGCTGCTCAGCGGCTCGCTCGTCGGGCAAGTGATCCGCGTGCGCTTCTGGCGCGTACCGTTCGCTGCAATCCCACGCGACCGGGCGGCGCAGATTACGTGGCTGTACGACCAGTGGGCGCGCGTCGATGCGTTCGTCAGGCGGCACGCGCGGTGCCTCTCTAGTGTGTCGGCAGTGGCACCGAGGCGTGAGACCGATGTAGATGCCGACGCGGACCGGGAGAAGAGGCCTCCTCCCTAA
- a CDS encoding patatin-like phospholipase family protein — MSDNAAVSFKTVWDKEREAIAAARQRRAQDSGTPLLPDAKDPVGLAFSGGGIRSATFNLGVLQGLAELAVLPRIDYLSTVSGGGYIGSWLTAWIYHQHGVRNVYRRLEPKAASVAEPDGAREVTFLRAYSNYLTPRTGAFGADTWTAVSTYMRNLLLNLTILIGATAVPLLLPRAAMRGLLWFYFESPMSAALIAILLLAIASFFIGRNLAGVARSSGAYPRDASQTAIQLSIVLPILLAAYVASCAGLWFGSGAPLPVSLAWMQLGAAYPRSWRFALLGGACVYSFFSFLAFVGSRSIAAPAPDAADQQARAATPTTKRADDGRRSMWRWTVGSAPLAGAIGGVILLSFGKLAFTATVPLSNLGYFGTLIWGAPAVVGAITLAVIVHIGLMGLSQAELAREWWSRLGGWLLIYTLVWIALCSMTFYAPYALAWLAVHWARLTSGLTVAWVASTVGGLLAGHSAQTGARNDNPWLERLAAVAPYVFIVGLLSGLSLGIHVMLVRWSVTDAITLARLAENHWDLMWLTTNWWFLFTAFVLAGAAMSLSARVDINHFSLHMLYRNRLVRAYLGASNPHRHPQPFTGFDRDDDVELRELAAHPGPYPIINAALNLVSGDQLAWQQRKASSFVLTPLHCGAEDVGYRATGKYAGGNLTLGTAVAISGAAANPNMGYHSSPPLAFLMTVFNVRLGWWAGNPAHQHAWQLAGPRFGLRYLVDELLGLTDEASAFVNLSDGGHFENLGIYELVRRRCRFIIACDGGQDGDLTFEDLGNAIRKCRTDLATDIRIDVTPLRKQADSVRSSWHCAVGRIHYPDEPSGTLVYLKASLTGDEPTDVLNYASVNPEFPHQPTGDQWFDESQFESYRALGCHIATTVFEPAQAETSNEALFVTLHQNWYPPSSPGTALFTKHTAKFDVLIERLRQDPTLQFLDAQIYPQWDVLTRADARPIQLWLPTTYDELRNGFYFCCELIQLMEDAYLELCLDSEYAHPDNRGWMNLFKHWAWSGMLRTTWAMCASTYGARFQTFCDRRLDLGIGEVVITEATGAVVPELNSVEIELIRYLPPPTNEAPVRRIFLLQMAVQAPPDDPTRDTSRPPTNSAAGPSLRLTFGFTVVDSAQRSQPGKIVYFRVQDHLRKMGLARLALGKLLTTKGLTLDGVEPVTMPTDASEVPRDEDLRHFKRLFESAKREK, encoded by the coding sequence ATGAGCGACAACGCTGCGGTCAGCTTCAAGACAGTCTGGGACAAGGAACGCGAAGCAATTGCGGCCGCGCGCCAGCGGCGCGCGCAGGACAGCGGAACGCCACTGCTGCCCGACGCGAAAGATCCCGTCGGCCTCGCCTTCTCGGGCGGCGGCATTCGCAGCGCCACATTCAACCTCGGCGTGCTGCAAGGCCTCGCGGAGCTCGCCGTGTTGCCACGCATCGACTACCTCTCGACCGTGTCCGGTGGTGGATACATCGGCAGTTGGTTGACCGCCTGGATCTACCATCAACACGGCGTGCGAAACGTCTACCGTCGGTTGGAGCCGAAGGCGGCGAGCGTCGCCGAGCCCGACGGCGCGCGCGAGGTGACGTTTCTACGCGCGTACAGCAACTATCTCACCCCGCGCACCGGGGCGTTCGGCGCGGATACGTGGACGGCGGTGTCCACGTACATGCGCAATCTCCTCTTGAACCTGACAATCCTGATCGGCGCCACCGCGGTGCCACTACTGCTCCCGCGCGCCGCCATGCGTGGACTGCTGTGGTTCTACTTCGAAAGCCCCATGTCGGCCGCTCTGATCGCGATTCTCTTGCTCGCCATCGCCAGCTTCTTCATCGGCAGAAATTTGGCCGGCGTGGCGCGTTCGAGCGGCGCCTACCCGCGCGATGCGTCGCAAACGGCGATTCAGCTCTCGATCGTGCTACCGATTCTGCTCGCGGCGTATGTAGCTAGTTGCGCGGGGCTGTGGTTCGGCAGCGGCGCGCCCCTGCCCGTGTCGCTGGCCTGGATGCAGTTGGGCGCCGCCTATCCGCGCTCGTGGCGTTTTGCCCTCCTCGGCGGCGCGTGCGTGTATTCCTTCTTTTCGTTTCTGGCCTTCGTCGGGAGTCGCAGCATCGCGGCACCAGCCCCCGATGCAGCCGACCAGCAGGCACGCGCTGCCACGCCCACAACCAAACGAGCCGACGACGGCCGTCGATCAATGTGGCGGTGGACCGTCGGTTCGGCTCCGCTGGCGGGGGCAATCGGTGGCGTCATCCTCCTCAGCTTCGGCAAGCTCGCCTTCACCGCGACGGTGCCACTGTCAAACCTCGGCTACTTCGGCACGCTCATCTGGGGCGCACCCGCTGTGGTTGGCGCCATTACCCTCGCCGTCATCGTGCACATCGGGCTGATGGGGTTGAGTCAGGCCGAACTCGCCCGCGAGTGGTGGAGTCGACTGGGCGGCTGGCTGCTGATCTACACCCTGGTCTGGATCGCCCTGTGCTCGATGACCTTCTACGCCCCGTACGCGTTGGCGTGGTTGGCAGTGCATTGGGCGCGTCTCACGTCCGGTCTCACCGTCGCGTGGGTGGCCTCGACTGTCGGCGGACTGTTGGCGGGCCACAGCGCGCAGACCGGCGCACGCAACGACAACCCGTGGCTCGAACGGCTCGCCGCGGTGGCGCCCTATGTGTTCATCGTTGGCCTGCTCAGCGGACTCTCGCTGGGCATCCACGTGATGCTGGTGCGCTGGAGCGTCACCGACGCGATTACCCTGGCTCGGCTCGCGGAGAACCATTGGGATCTCATGTGGCTGACGACGAACTGGTGGTTCCTCTTCACTGCGTTCGTGCTGGCGGGGGCAGCCATGAGCCTATCGGCGCGTGTCGACATCAATCATTTTTCGCTCCACATGCTGTATCGCAACCGCCTCGTTCGCGCCTATCTGGGCGCGTCGAACCCGCACCGCCACCCGCAGCCCTTCACGGGATTCGATCGCGACGACGACGTCGAGCTGCGCGAGCTGGCCGCGCATCCCGGCCCGTATCCGATCATCAACGCGGCGCTCAACTTGGTCTCTGGCGATCAGCTGGCGTGGCAGCAGCGCAAGGCGTCGTCATTTGTGCTCACGCCGCTGCACTGTGGTGCAGAGGATGTCGGCTACCGCGCCACCGGCAAGTACGCCGGCGGCAACCTCACCCTAGGCACCGCGGTCGCGATCTCGGGCGCGGCCGCCAATCCGAACATGGGCTATCACTCGTCGCCGCCGCTCGCCTTCCTGATGACGGTGTTCAACGTGCGGCTCGGCTGGTGGGCCGGCAATCCCGCGCATCAGCACGCCTGGCAGTTGGCTGGTCCTCGGTTCGGCCTGCGCTACCTGGTCGACGAACTGCTGGGGTTGACGGATGAAGCGTCGGCGTTCGTCAACCTGTCCGACGGCGGTCATTTCGAAAATCTCGGCATCTACGAATTAGTGCGCCGCCGCTGCCGCTTCATCATCGCCTGCGATGGCGGCCAGGATGGCGATCTCACGTTCGAAGATCTCGGCAATGCGATTCGCAAGTGCCGCACCGATCTCGCCACCGATATCCGCATCGATGTCACCCCGCTCCGCAAGCAGGCTGATTCGGTGCGCAGCTCGTGGCACTGCGCCGTCGGCAGAATTCACTACCCCGATGAGCCGAGCGGGACCCTCGTCTATCTGAAGGCATCGTTGACCGGCGATGAACCCACCGACGTGCTCAACTACGCCAGCGTCAATCCCGAATTCCCCCATCAGCCCACCGGCGATCAATGGTTCGACGAGTCGCAGTTCGAAAGCTATCGCGCGCTCGGGTGCCACATCGCGACGACCGTCTTCGAGCCCGCCCAGGCGGAGACGAGCAATGAAGCGCTCTTCGTCACGCTGCACCAGAATTGGTATCCGCCGAGTTCGCCTGGCACCGCGCTGTTCACCAAACACACCGCGAAATTTGATGTGCTCATCGAGCGGCTGCGCCAGGATCCCACGCTGCAATTTCTCGATGCGCAGATCTACCCGCAGTGGGACGTGCTCACGCGTGCCGATGCGCGGCCAATTCAGCTCTGGCTACCCACGACGTACGACGAACTGCGCAACGGCTTCTACTTCTGCTGCGAGCTGATCCAACTGATGGAAGACGCGTATCTCGAACTCTGCCTGGATAGCGAGTACGCGCATCCGGACAACCGCGGGTGGATGAATCTGTTCAAGCACTGGGCGTGGTCGGGCATGCTGCGGACGACCTGGGCGATGTGCGCCAGTACCTATGGCGCGCGCTTCCAGACCTTCTGCGATCGGCGCCTCGACCTCGGTATCGGAGAGGTAGTCATCACAGAGGCCACGGGTGCCGTTGTTCCTGAGCTGAACTCGGTGGAGATCGAGTTGATCCGGTATCTCCCACCACCAACGAACGAAGCGCCGGTGCGCCGGATCTTTCTCCTCCAGATGGCGGTGCAGGCGCCGCCGGACGATCCCACGCGCGACACCAGCAGGCCGCCGACAAACAGCGCCGCCGGCCCTTCCCTGCGCCTGACCTTCGGCTTCACCGTCGTTGACAGCGCGCAGCGATCTCAACCCGGCAAGATCGTCTACTTCCGCGTACAGGATCACTTGCGCAAGATGGGCCTGGCCCGCTTGGCGTTGGGCAAGCTCCTGACGACGAAGGGCCTCACCCTCGACGGCGTCGAGCCGGTCACCATGCCGACGGACGCGTCTGAGGTTCCACGCGACGAAGACTTGCGGCACTTCAAGCGTCTATTCGAGTCAGCGAAGCGCGAGAAGTAA
- a CDS encoding LLM class flavin-dependent oxidoreductase: protein MNNNQPLAISHQPVEIAWFCPLCDDDYEYLGVPDAALRSSFPHCRDILLRAEANGFDNILCPSGYALGIDSVAFASAVAPLTSRIRLLVAVRCGKMFPPQLARQLATLDRLLDGRLTINIISSDLPGAPLPSAPRYQRTHECMQILRALLNGEPVCHRGEFYQLEIDPPAVRTVSGRSPLFYFGGLSDDARAVAAEEADVFLMWPEPLSQLRTLLDDMRARAARVGRSVQFGYRVHMIVRETEAEARAYARRLVSRLDDRIGEEIRRRSLDHASVGVRTQAMMREQADNEGFVEDHLWTGIGRARSGCGAALVGDPDQVLRKLRVYIDLGISGFILSGYPHASECDYVGRYILPQLRTGTRSGAT from the coding sequence ATGAACAACAATCAGCCATTGGCGATCAGCCATCAGCCAGTCGAAATCGCTTGGTTCTGTCCGCTCTGCGACGACGACTACGAATATCTCGGTGTACCCGATGCGGCGTTGCGCAGCTCGTTCCCACATTGCCGCGACATTCTGTTGCGGGCCGAAGCGAATGGCTTCGACAACATTCTATGTCCGTCCGGCTATGCATTGGGCATCGACAGCGTCGCGTTCGCCAGCGCGGTCGCGCCGCTGACCTCGCGGATTCGCCTGCTGGTGGCAGTGCGATGCGGGAAAATGTTTCCGCCGCAACTGGCGCGGCAACTGGCGACGCTCGACCGCCTGCTCGACGGGCGGTTGACGATCAACATCATTTCGAGCGATCTGCCCGGCGCACCGTTGCCGTCGGCGCCGCGCTATCAGCGCACGCACGAGTGCATGCAGATTTTGCGCGCGTTGTTAAATGGCGAGCCGGTGTGTCACCGCGGGGAGTTCTATCAACTCGAGATCGACCCACCAGCGGTACGCACCGTGTCGGGGCGATCGCCGCTGTTCTATTTTGGCGGACTCTCAGACGATGCGCGGGCGGTGGCGGCGGAAGAGGCGGACGTCTTTCTGATGTGGCCGGAACCACTGTCCCAACTCCGTACGCTGCTCGACGATATGCGGGCGCGCGCCGCGCGGGTTGGCCGCAGCGTGCAGTTTGGCTATCGGGTCCACATGATTGTGCGCGAGACCGAAGCCGAGGCACGCGCCTATGCGCGCCGGCTGGTCAGCCGCCTGGACGATCGTATCGGCGAGGAGATTCGCCGGCGCTCGCTCGATCACGCGTCGGTGGGGGTGCGCACGCAGGCGATGATGCGCGAGCAGGCAGACAACGAGGGCTTCGTTGAAGATCACCTCTGGACCGGCATCGGCCGCGCCCGCAGCGGCTGCGGCGCCGCGTTGGTGGGCGATCCCGACCAAGTGTTGCGGAAGCTGCGGGTCTACATCGACTTGGGAATTAGCGGGTTCATTCTCTCCGGCTATCCGCACGCGTCCGAATGCGACTACGTGGGGCGCTACATCCTCCCGCAGTTGCGCACGGGAACACGCTCGGGCGCGACGTAA
- a CDS encoding pyrrolo-quinoline quinone — translation MLVALGAGRVGAQVNVLTHHNDNGRTGLNDQETTLTPANVNPTQFGRKFLHTVDGYVYAQPLYVSNVTIPGKGVHNAVYVATEHNSVYAWDADDASGPNRTPLWKVSFLGRGVTIVPYRTTGTDDIIPEIGITGTPVIDIGTGTLYVVAKTRERLTYVQRLHALDITTGAEKFGGPVEITASVPGTGDGSDGTDVPFNALRENQRPGLLLLNGVVYLAWASHGDNGPYHGWVIGYDATSLAQVAVYNATPNGGLGGIWQSGAGPAADSAGNIYFETGNGTFDAQLSGTNFGDSLVKLNSSGGLSVADYFTPYNQDVLNAADADFGSGGAMLLPDQPGLHPHLVVACGKEGTIYLVDRDTMGHFHAFDNSQIVQSLESAVGGTWSTPAYWNGMVYYIGTGDSLKAFQLISGMLSSTPVAQSPDGFGYPSATPSVSANGNSNAIVWALEVSNFGRRLPAVLRAYDASDVSHELYSSDQAARRRDWAGGAVKFTVPTIANGKVYVGGFHRLTVYGLL, via the coding sequence GTGCTCGTCGCACTCGGCGCCGGCCGCGTCGGTGCCCAAGTCAACGTCCTCACTCACCACAACGACAACGGGCGCACGGGTCTCAATGACCAAGAAACAACGCTCACTCCCGCTAACGTCAACCCGACGCAGTTCGGCAGGAAATTTCTGCACACCGTTGACGGCTATGTCTATGCGCAGCCGCTCTACGTCTCGAACGTCACCATTCCGGGAAAGGGCGTTCACAATGCCGTGTACGTCGCCACGGAGCACAACAGCGTCTACGCATGGGACGCCGACGATGCCAGCGGCCCGAATCGGACGCCGCTGTGGAAAGTCAGCTTCCTCGGCCGCGGCGTCACGATCGTGCCCTATCGCACCACGGGCACCGACGACATCATCCCCGAAATCGGCATCACCGGCACACCGGTCATCGACATCGGCACCGGTACGCTCTACGTCGTCGCGAAAACGCGCGAGCGTTTGACTTACGTGCAGCGGCTGCACGCCCTCGACATCACGACCGGAGCGGAGAAGTTCGGCGGCCCGGTTGAGATCACCGCATCGGTGCCGGGCACCGGTGACGGCAGCGACGGCACCGACGTGCCGTTCAATGCGTTGCGGGAAAATCAGCGCCCCGGGCTCTTGTTGCTCAACGGTGTCGTGTACCTTGCCTGGGCGTCGCACGGTGACAACGGCCCGTACCACGGTTGGGTGATCGGCTACGATGCCACCTCGCTCGCGCAAGTGGCCGTCTACAACGCGACGCCGAACGGCGGTCTCGGCGGCATCTGGCAGAGCGGCGCCGGGCCGGCCGCCGACAGCGCCGGCAACATCTATTTTGAGACCGGCAACGGCACTTTCGACGCCCAGCTCAGCGGCACCAACTTCGGCGACAGCCTGGTGAAACTCAATTCGAGCGGTGGCCTTTCGGTCGCCGACTACTTCACGCCGTACAACCAGGACGTCCTCAACGCCGCCGATGCCGACTTCGGTTCCGGCGGTGCGATGCTGTTGCCGGATCAACCTGGGTTGCATCCGCACTTGGTGGTGGCGTGCGGAAAGGAAGGCACTATCTACCTGGTCGACCGCGACACCATGGGGCACTTCCACGCCTTCGACAACAGCCAGATCGTGCAGTCATTGGAGAGTGCCGTTGGTGGTACTTGGAGTACGCCAGCCTATTGGAACGGTATGGTGTACTACATCGGCACCGGCGATTCGCTCAAAGCGTTCCAGCTCATCAGTGGGATGCTGTCGAGCACACCGGTGGCCCAATCCCCCGACGGCTTTGGATACCCCAGCGCCACACCGTCGGTTTCAGCGAACGGCAACAGCAACGCCATCGTCTGGGCACTCGAGGTAAGCAATTTCGGGCGCAGACTGCCCGCGGTGCTGCGGGCGTACGACGCCAGCGACGTCTCGCACGAGCTGTATAGCAGCGACCAAGCCGCACGCCGGCGTGACTGGGCAGGCGGTGCGGTGAAGTTCACGGTGCCAACGATCGCCAACGGGAAGGTGTACGTCGGCGGTTTCCACCGACTGACCGTGTACGGCTTGTTGTGA
- a CDS encoding enoyl-CoA hydratase/isomerase family protein encodes MWVLTMAAGENRFNRSFLDAFNAALDVIEPSSGPAALVTTGGQEKFYSNGLDLAWLSGDGASEGGAFISAVLKFLGRVMAFPLPTVAAINGHAFAAGGMLAFAHDFRVMRADRGFICFNEIDIKFPLAPGMTALIKSRTNMATCRDMIFTGARIGGADAQQRGIVDDAVAAADVLPRAIARAAALADKDRATYGALKRGMYRDVLALLEGGALE; translated from the coding sequence GTGTGGGTGCTCACGATGGCTGCGGGCGAGAACCGATTCAATCGTTCGTTTCTTGATGCGTTCAACGCCGCGCTTGACGTGATCGAGCCTTCGAGCGGTCCCGCCGCGCTGGTGACCACTGGCGGTCAGGAAAAGTTCTATTCGAACGGACTCGATCTGGCGTGGTTGTCGGGTGACGGGGCCAGTGAGGGCGGGGCGTTCATCAGCGCGGTGCTCAAGTTCCTCGGCCGGGTGATGGCGTTCCCGCTGCCGACCGTGGCGGCGATCAATGGGCATGCGTTCGCGGCGGGCGGGATGCTGGCGTTCGCGCACGACTTCCGCGTCATGCGCGCCGATCGCGGCTTCATTTGCTTCAACGAGATCGACATCAAATTTCCGCTCGCACCCGGGATGACGGCGCTGATCAAGAGTCGGACGAACATGGCCACCTGCCGCGACATGATTTTCACCGGCGCCCGCATCGGTGGCGCCGATGCGCAGCAGCGCGGCATCGTCGACGACGCGGTGGCGGCGGCCGATGTCCTCCCGCGCGCCATCGCCCGCGCCGCTGCGCTCGCCGACAAGGACCGCGCCACCTACGGCGCGCTCAAACGCGGCATGTACAGAGACGTGTTGGCGTTGCTCGAAGGCGGCGCGCTGGAGTAG
- a CDS encoding Gfo/Idh/MocA family oxidoreductase: MTTQSTQEPIRFGIIGTGMMGCEHILNIGLIPDATVTAIADSNETSRGWGRSIAGDCVEVYADYRDLLQRAPIDAVVIATPNFTHYDVLQDVFRTRKHVLVEKPLCTTVEHCQRIVDAAGAHPGVVWVGMEYRYMRAVARLIEEVHADAVGQLRMLAIREHRFPFLTKVDDWNRFNRNTGGTLVEKCCHFFDLMNLITRQRPLRVYASGAHSVNHRDERYDGEMPDIIDNAYVIVDYDSGTRALLDLCMFAENSTNEVEIAATGDRGKIEAFIPAHRLVHTHRNGAPQTTLAFEVDPRVQGAGAHHGSTYFEHVGFIAAIRAGGTPAVSVVDGARAVAVGAAAEQSIREHRPVELRELWAW, from the coding sequence ATGACCACACAGAGTACGCAAGAACCCATCCGCTTCGGCATCATCGGCACCGGCATGATGGGCTGCGAACACATTCTGAACATCGGCTTGATCCCCGATGCGACGGTCACCGCGATCGCCGACAGCAACGAGACCAGCCGTGGCTGGGGCCGTTCAATCGCCGGCGACTGCGTCGAGGTGTACGCCGACTACCGCGATCTGTTGCAGCGCGCACCGATCGACGCGGTAGTTATCGCGACGCCGAACTTCACTCACTACGACGTACTGCAAGACGTCTTCCGCACCCGCAAGCACGTGCTGGTCGAGAAGCCGCTGTGCACGACGGTCGAGCACTGCCAGCGCATCGTCGACGCCGCCGGCGCGCATCCCGGCGTCGTCTGGGTCGGGATGGAGTATCGCTACATGCGCGCGGTCGCGCGCCTGATCGAGGAGGTCCACGCCGATGCGGTCGGCCAGCTGCGCATGCTGGCGATCCGCGAGCATCGCTTCCCGTTCTTGACCAAGGTGGACGATTGGAATCGTTTCAACCGCAACACCGGCGGCACGCTGGTGGAGAAGTGTTGCCACTTCTTCGATCTGATGAATCTCATCACGCGCCAGCGGCCGCTGCGCGTCTACGCCTCCGGCGCGCACAGCGTGAACCATCGCGACGAACGCTACGACGGCGAGATGCCCGACATCATCGACAACGCCTACGTCATCGTCGACTATGATAGCGGCACCCGCGCGCTGCTCGACCTGTGCATGTTCGCCGAGAACTCCACCAACGAAGTCGAGATCGCGGCGACCGGCGATCGCGGCAAGATCGAGGCGTTCATCCCCGCGCACCGCCTGGTCCACACGCACCGCAATGGCGCACCGCAGACGACGCTGGCATTCGAGGTCGATCCGCGCGTTCAAGGCGCCGGGGCGCATCACGGATCGACTTACTTCGAACACGTCGGTTTCATCGCCGCGATCCGCGCCGGCGGCACACCCGCCGTCAGCGTGGTGGACGGTGCGCGCGCCGTCGCGGTCGGCGCCGCCGCCGAGCAATCCATCCGCGAACATCGCCCCGTCGAGTTGCGCGAACTGTGGGCGTGGTGA